GCGGGAGGCCATGCGGCTGGTAAAAAATATAACGGCAATAAAAACGAACAAAGGATAAAGAATACCCCAGATGTTGGGAATAAAGCCTGCATAATATTGCTTTAGAATTTCCCAGGTACTCAACCCCGATTTTACAAAGTCGTCCGTCTTTTCACTACTATCTACAGCTACAGCAATAACCGTAAACAGCATCATACAGAAAATAAATGTGACCACAAATTGTCGCAGTATGTACCAATCTAGCTTTTTCATCTTGCCGTCGCGAAGTACGGAATTTCTTTGTTATGGTTTTTAAAAAGCCCTGACAAGAAAGTTTCGGGTTTCAAGTAACAGATTTCCAAGGGTGTAATTCAGCTTTTCCCTGTATCTTTTTTAGCCCCGATGACCAAGCCTGTTCAAAGGGAGTTTAAAGAACTATAAACCAGCAGCTAAGAGTGATTTGGGATTAAGCTTGAGAAAAGAACAATTGCAGCCGTTCGCTATTTAATGAAAGTCAAGACTCACAATACAAGCTTTTGGTTGTGGCGTTTTATGGCAGACTTTCTTGACCAGGTAAGACACAGGAGTCCTTTTATCCTTTGCAGGGGTTTTGCTGTGCCCACCTTCGACCCTTCTTCGAAAATGCTTCGGGATTTCTTCGGGGCGCTTCGAAGAAGACTCGAACAATACCCGAAGAAATCCCGAAGCCGTCACGGAGATAAGTCTAGGAAAAGGTTATACTGTAGGATTCTAACAGGATGCTTTACGCTACAGTTGTAAGGTAAATAATTATGCTGGCTGCTGTTTGGAGCAGACTGTGTCAGCTAGTATAAAGCACCTATAGGCGTCAGAGATAGGCTTTCGCTTATAGCTATCGTTTATTAGCGCCAATCCTGCTGGCTCCTGACTATAGTTTTGAATCAAATGCCAGGCATCTTGCTTTTTCCAACAAGTAATAGCCGCTTTTCTGCAAGAAAAATTTTAATCCAACCCCTCTCAAACTCTTTTGGACAAGCTATCTTCGCCCCCTTATGCCACAACACAAGGAAATCGTAGTAAGCGGTATCAGACCTACCGGCTTTTTACATTTGGGAAACTACTTTGGAGCCATACGTAATTATATACGTATGCAGGAAGATTTTGATTGCTATTTTTTTGTAGCCGATTGGCATTCCCTGACTACACACCCCGATACCAGAGAGTTACAGGATAGTGTGCTGCGCGTATTGGCTGAAAATATTGCTGCTGGCTTAGACCCCGAAAAGGCTTGCCTGTACGTACAAAGCACTGTGCCAGAGATCGCTGAACTTTACCTACACATAAACATGATGGCCTATAAAGGTGAGCTGGAAAAAACAGCCACTTTTAAAGAAAAAGTGCGCCAACATCCGGATAACGTTAATGCCGGCTTGCTGACCTACCCTGTTCTGATGGCTACAGACATCATTATTCACCGGGCGAAATATGTACCTGTTGGAAAAGACCAGGAACAACACCTGGAAATGACCCGCAACTTTGCCCAGCGTTTCAATCACCGTTATGGTGAACTATTTCCAGAACCACAGGCCTTTAACTTTGGTGCCGAACTGGTAAAAGTACCTAGCCTGGACGGTGCCGGTAAAATGAGTAAAAGCGAGAACCAGATGGCTACTCTTTACCTAGCCGATGA
This genomic interval from Flavisolibacter tropicus contains the following:
- the trpS gene encoding tryptophan--tRNA ligase translates to MPQHKEIVVSGIRPTGFLHLGNYFGAIRNYIRMQEDFDCYFFVADWHSLTTHPDTRELQDSVLRVLAENIAAGLDPEKACLYVQSTVPEIAELYLHINMMAYKGELEKTATFKEKVRQHPDNVNAGLLTYPVLMATDIIIHRAKYVPVGKDQEQHLEMTRNFAQRFNHRYGELFPEPQAFNFGAELVKVPSLDGAGKMSKSENQMATLYLADDDDMIRKKVMKAKTDSGPTEPNSEMPDYIQNLFQLMSFVSEESTIQKFRDDFNGANIRYGDMKKQLAEDMVKFISPIRAKAEGIYNDRAYLKQVIEKGAEKARVSAKATIEKVRELVGLNY